In Pseudobythopirellula maris, a single window of DNA contains:
- the rplL gene encoding 50S ribosomal protein L7/L12, with amino-acid sequence MSDEAVMEFSDVTKEMGDKIVGLTLKEAKELSDYLKEVHGIEPAAGGGAVVMAGPADGGGAAAAEEQTEFDVVLDGFGDNKIAVIKVVRTATGLGLKEAKEAVEGAPTKVKEGVSKEEAEKVKADLEGAGASVSIK; translated from the coding sequence ATGAGCGACGAAGCCGTAATGGAATTCTCCGACGTGACGAAGGAGATGGGCGACAAGATTGTTGGTCTCACGCTCAAAGAGGCCAAGGAGCTGAGCGACTACCTGAAGGAAGTCCACGGCATCGAGCCCGCCGCCGGTGGCGGCGCGGTCGTGATGGCCGGTCCGGCTGACGGTGGTGGCGCCGCCGCTGCCGAAGAGCAGACCGAATTCGACGTGGTGCTCGATGGCTTCGGCGACAACAAGATCGCCGTGATCAAGGTCGTCCGCACCGCCACGGGCCTCGGCCTGAAGGAAGCCAAGGAGGCCGTCGAGGGCGCTCCGACCAAGGTCAAGGAAGGCGTCTCGAAGGAAGAGGCCGAGAAGGTCAAGGCCGATCTCGAAGGAGCCGGCGCCAGCGTCTCGATCAAGTAG